GTATAATTAATTGCTTGGTTCTAGTTTGCTTACGAAAATCCGCGAGGATTTTCTATTTGGTTTGTATTTGCTAAATTAGGTGCTTGAACAACGGGACTTACATAGAGTTGTGTGCAAGCTTAAAACTTATTCGAATTGATAAAAAGAGCAATAATAATAACTTTAATTCTGAACTCTATAATCTTGATTGTAGTTCCATCAGGACACGGTTACGGAATTATGGTAATGTTCGAGTTTATTAGTATTCCTTCTCTTTTAATAAATGGAATTGAATTCAAAAAAGAATATTCATTTGAAAATAGTCTTTTATTAATTGGATTAGTTTCCTTGATTGGAAAAGTGGTTTTAATAGTTAGTTTGTTTTATAGAAATATATCGAATAAAAAACTCTTAATATTCGTTGGACTGACTTTATCGGTAATTGCATTTATTGGAGTTGCTTTAGGAGCTTGGAAATACGACAATTTTCTTTTTGCTATTACATTTGGGAGTGGAATCCCTTATTTAATGTATTTTGGAAGAGTAATTTATTTGATTAACCAAAACAAAACCGCTGAACTAAAAGTTGAATGAAAAAGCCAGCGTAATACCGGTTACTCCCCTTGCATAAGACCTCAAGAACCGTAAAAAATCACAGATATAGCTTCTTTTCTTTGAAAGTTTTTAAAACATTTATATATTGCATGGTATGGGAATTTTCATCGTTTTGGAAAGGGGAGGCGATGGAAGGTGAGAGACTAAGGATATCCTTATGTATTTATGGGGTATGGGTGGTGGATGTTATTGTATAACGAGTTGTACAACATACCTAAAAAATATTGTGAATAAATGAAAGTATACGGAAAATGTAAAAATTGCGAAACGGAAAATGGATACTCTACTAATGCAAATACACGTGTGGAATTTGCAATGCAAGATGGAGAAACTAAAGCTCTGAATTGTACGAATTGCGGAACGAATACGGAATATCACGTGGACGAATTATACGCAAAATCGTCGAAAATAGCCCAACTGATTGCTGGACTGATATTTTTCATCGGAACGCCACTTATGTTTTTCGGAATTAATCCAATTTTTATAGGAAGTCGGAGTCATTATGTGATTTATATTGTTGGCGGATTTTTACTAGTACCAATTTTTGGGTATGTGGTTATCAACAAGCAAGACCAAACTCGTGTGAGCGATTTCAATAGACGAAAACTGAAAGGTCGTGTACATAATATTGCGTAATGTACTTTTATTCAAGGTGTATAAAACATAAGCAATAAAAGACAAAAACTAGCGATATCCTGATTTATGGTATATGGATGTTATTGTATAATGAGTTGTATGCAATTATAAAAACCCAACAATGAAAAGAAAACTAATTCTAATTTTTACAATTCTGACTTTCATTTCTTGCGGAAATGAAAATGATGATATTTATAAAACAAAATCTGGTGAGTTTGCATCGAAAAGCGGCAATTTTATTGCAGCTTTCCCTATCAAACCAGGCTATACTGCCATTGATAACCAAATTGGACTTGACAAGTTTCAAATACATATGTTTAGAACCTCATTAGGTACAAATAAAGTCTTCTCTATTGAATACAACGATTATCCGGAATATATGATCAAGTCAATGACTGACGAGCAAATATATTCGCAAGGAGTAACTAATTTTGCGAATAAAATGGCTGATTCATTTAGATTGGAGTTTCAAGAACCAATTGAACAAAACGGATTAAATGGTGTGCATTTTGTTTTTGGGCTTAAAAAACATTTAGTAGACAAAGGAGTTAAAGGTTATATAGCAGGGAAATTGTTTAGAAACGGAAATAGGGTATATACAGTTAGCTATATTGGAGAAAATGACAAACATACCGACTCTTTTATGGAGTCGTTTCGATTAATAAAATAACAGCATACAACAAGCCGTATGAAAATAATGCGTAGTTTGGTTCTTAATCAAAGGTAGTTGCGTGTAATTAAAATGAAAAAAGCTTCGGTATATATATTTATTTTATCAATCATCTGCTTCTCTTGTAGCGAACGAGAATTGGGTAATAGCTACTACTTTCTTCCAAAAGATGAAGCGATAGATGTCGGTTATCCTGAAGGAGAAGCAATAGTTTACAAGTCGAATAAAGAATATGTATTTAGTAATATTAGAATTCGTGGAGATGTCCTAGAAGTACACGCTGATTCAAAGTTCATTATAGCGAAGAGAGATCCTCTTATTAGTTGGGAAACAAATACTGGAGTTTTGGAATATTTCATCATTTTGAAGAAAAATGATAGCTTAATTGGACCACTAACCAGTGAAAAGTTTGGACTAAAAGCTGAAAAATTAGGTGTCAATCTTGAATTTGAATAAAAAACGACACATAACACCGATAACCGTTGCCCAACCCCATGATTTTATAAAAACAAGATATGAATCGCCCTTTTAAGGGCGTTTTGTTTTTTATGGAAGTTATTGCAATCTAAGTCCAAGGCGGTTATATCGAAGTAAAGCATGGCCAATAATGACTTTTAAGCAAAAAGCAGAGACCTTTTAAATCCATAGGCAAAAAAGTAATATATTGCATACATAATACGATATAACTACGATGCTGCTGCTGTTTGTTGTGGTTATGTGGGTTGCATGCAAGCCGGGCAGACATCTCCGGGACAAGCAACCAATTGATGAAAATTACATCTACAAATTGATTTAAAACATCATGCTATGAGACTTATTTTAACTTTAGGATTAGTTTTTTTTCTGAATAGTTGTGATAAGGAAGAAAATTTTGAGCCATCTGGAAAATCAATTGACTTTTACTATATTACAGAATATCAGAAGATAGATAACACTTCCAAGATAATTGATAGCACAGTTGTAATTAGCGGCACTAAGATTATTGATTATTCCGATATTATTTCATACTCATCTAAAGATTATACTTTTACCGTAAGTGATAGTATATCTGATAGATTAAATGATTTTGAGAATCATTCTGTTCATGGGGTTCCATTTGCACTTACTATTGAAGAGGAGGTAATTTATACTGGATATTTTTGGGCAAGTTATTCATCTATGGGCTGTGATTGGATAACAATTGACCCATTGGACATTTCAGGGGATAACGAATTGACCGTTCGGCTTGGATATCCTGGAATGATTCAAGGAGATAGTATACCAGATAAAAGAAATGATTCGAGACTTATTGATATTCTTAAAAAAGACAAAAAGCTTAAGGATTAAATGAAGTTATAACTTATTGTTATACTGAAACTTATAGGTAGTATTGAGAACTTTAATCCATATATAACTAGTTGACAAACATTTGATAAAATTGCTAACAAAAATATTTCCGTTTTTGGTTTTGACTTCAATTTTCTGGAATTGTAAGCAAGAAAAAGTCATTTCTGAAACTGAATTTGAACAAGTTGTTTTCTATGAAATATTTCCTTCAATTTTAGATTCTATCTATTATGATAAACGAATGACTCCACCACCACCAGAGTTTTTCGATAAAAAAGAGTATAATAATAACAATTTGGATAAAGCAATCGAAGATTATAAAAAGTCTGATAAATTTATAAAAGATAAAAACCACTGGGAAAAGAAAAGGGATTTTTTAAGCCGAGACACATCATCAATCTATTTAGCAGTTTTTGATTCTGTAACCAGCTTTGAAAGAGAAGACGTGTATGGATTAGTCGAACATTTTAAAAACCAAAATATAGTTTTAGATTCCAATAACATTGAACTAAACAATGGATTCAAAATAGATTTAAACAAGTTAAAAACTAACAACAAAAAAATCAAATTCAAATATCAATCGGAATTCCCAAAAGGGCGCGAATTTTGGGGAACGGAATATGACTTTTATGTTGCTGCGAAGATTGGGTTTGGTAGAATATTATTTGACAAAAGCAAGTCTTACGGAGTTCTAAATGGAGGATTTGGAATGGGAATTCTAAATGGAAATGGTTTTCGGATTTTTATAAAAAAAAATGACAAAGGGAAATGGATTATTGATAAAATTATTAATACTTGGATTTCATGAAAAATACGTACGGCAACACCAGCAATTGTTGCACAAGCCCATAATTTTATAAGATCCATAGGCCAAAAAGCAATATATTGGATACATAAACGATATAAATACGATGATGTTGCTGTTTGTTGTGGTTATATGATTGTTAGCGATAATATCAACGGAACGATATTTGATGAAAGTTATGAAACTTACATTATGAAAAAAATCATTCTTTTTTTACTCGTGACATTTGGGATTAAATCAGTATTTGCAGACTGTGCAATGAGCGGAATGCAATTCTTTCCCGAAACAAAAGAAGTTGGCCTGAATTCAATGTTCATTATTCAAGGTTATGCTTTTAGCCAAAAGACAATAAAAAGTTTCGAAAACAGAACAATTTACCTTGAAAGTGAAGATGGAGAATTAATTGAACTAAACGTCCAAGAAATTCTGATAGGACAAATGGAATTGACTCAAGCTATTTTGTGTCCAATAAGTGACTTGAAGCCAAATATAACATACTTCTTAAAATACTCTGACCAAACTGAACGAGAAACAAAAGAGATGAAACAATGGAATTCAGACAAAAAAGAATATGAAAAAGTTTATTGGAAAACGACAGATAAAAAATCAGCAGTAAGTTTGAATTCAAATCTAACTCTTGAATTTGAAAAAACAGAAGTTATTCATTATGGTTGCGGACCAGATGCAAATGCAATCTTTAACATAAAAAACAAATCAAATTCAGAAATTTGGTATAAAACGGAAGTTGTTGACTTAAAAACTGAGAACAAAACAACATTTTACATCAAAGAATGGGACGGACAATTACATGTTGGACACGGAATGTGTGCAGGTGCATTTACTTTTAATGCTAAAGGAAAATATAAAGTAAGGTTCACGCCAATGAGCACAGATGGAAAGTCGGTAAAAACAACAAAATGGATAACTTTTGATAGTCCGTTTATGAATGACAAAAACATGTTTGGAAATTGAAAATACTATGGCAAATACCTGTAACCGTCGCACAAGCCCATAATTTTATAAGTACAAGATCGAAATGCGCCCTTTTAAGGACGTTTGTTTTTTGTGGAAGTTATAGCAATCTAAGTTTGAGGCGGTTATAGCGCAGTAAAACATGACCTATGATGACTTTTAAGCAAAAAGCAGAGATCCTTGTAAATTGATATGTGAAAAAGTAATATATTGCATACATAAATGATATGGCTACGATGGAGTGCTGTTTGTTATGGTTGTATAGTTGTTACCCAACATTTGACCAAAAATGTACGCAAAACTGAAATACATAATTCTTATTTTACTTTTGATTGGACTTGGTCTATCAATTTTCAACTACACCAAACTATCAGAATATGAATCTATTTCAAAATTCTATTTACCTGTAACATTATTTAGTTTACTAATAATTTTCATTTTCCTTCCAAGGCAATGGAAAATGAAAAGTAAAAAACTGACTCTGACTGCACTTGGAATTGGAATTTTATTTTCTCTTGTAAGTGCCTTTTCAACATGTGAACATTTTGACAATGAAAGGCGAAATAAAATATTTGCCCAATATAGTGAATTGGATTGCAACCAAATGAAAAACCAATTTAAAACCGATTTAGAAAATAATGAGTTAAAATATTTTACTGGCGGAATGTTTTATAATGAAAAATTTGGAAAAGAACTTGATAAGCTTGGAATCGAGGAATTTTATCAAGGGTGTATTATCACTGTGAATTTCGAGTGTTATCGAAATTTACTCGGCGAGCATCTGAAGAAAGAAAAAAATATTGATTTAGATGAACTATGGAAATAAAAAACGTTGGGTAACACCGATAACCATTGCACAAGCCCATAACTTTATAAGAACAAAATATAAATACACCCTTTTAAGGGTATTTGTTTTTTATGGAAGTTTTGCAATCTAAGTTCAAGGTGGTTATAGCGTAGTAAAACATGGCCAATGATGGCTTTTAAGCAAAAAGCGGAGACCCTTATAAATCCATAGGTAAAAAATAATATATTGCATACATAAACGATATAACTACAATGGAGTTGCAGTTTGTTGCGGTTGTATGATTGTTAGGCATAATTTTGAAAAGATGAAACTCGGATACATCTACAAGCTACTTTTTTTAATTATAATATTGTTTTCGAGTTGTATTTCGACTAAAAAATTAATTCGTAATAGTACCACGGAAATATCTGAATTTGACAAAAATAATCTAGATGGGATTTACAGCAATATAAATAAACAAGCAGAAAACAATAGCTTATGGTTCATTCTAACAAAAACAATCACTCAAAAATTTAATCAAACTAGTATAGAAAACTATAATGTTAAAATAACACTATCAAATGACAAAACATTAAATATAAAGCTTGTTAAACAAGATTCAATTTTAGAAGAATATAATCTTCCAGGTAAAATAAAAAATCAATATTTCTCAGTTGACAAGGATTTAAAACTCATCCCATTTTATCCTATTTATTACATTCGAAACGAGCAAAAAACTATTGTAGGGAATGACAAAGATGGTAATTTAGTCTTAGTTAACGGATTCGAGAGTGAAGGAGCAATTCTATTTTTAGGAAATGGAAATAACGGAATATATGAATATAAATTTGAAAAAATAAAAAACTAAGCGCAGAGACACTTTAAAATCCATAGGTAAAAAAGTAATATATTGCATGTATAAACCTGCTAAATGATAAAATGGAAATCATACTATTTGGTAATTGTGATTATGGTTGCCGGACTTTTATCATCATTTTTTCTTCTGACTAGACAATCTAACTTTTATAATGGTTTAGAAAAGATACACAAAAAAAATAGTTATGACATCCAAGTCAAAGAAGCTTATAATGAAAGAGGAATTTACGTTTTGAACAAAAAATATTATATAAATAGCGCAACCTATGTTATTGGTAATCATTACGGACTTTCCAAAGACAGCGGAATTTGGAGACCTGAAAACGTTGAATACAATCCTCGTATTTCTGATATTTCAGCTCCTTTTACAATTAAAAAAGAAATTGACAATGATACTCTGACTTTGAAAAAAGGAGATAAAACAATTTTACTGCTATTAGTAACTGATTAAATTAAAAAACTATACACAATAACTAGAATAACTAGCGTTCAACAAGTCGTATGAAAACAATGCGTAGTTTAATTCTTAATCAAAGGTTAGTGCTGTTTTGCTAGTTTTTGATTTTGCTTGCGCCAGTTCGCTTCTCCCGTATCCATTCGGTTTGAATTTGCTAAATTAGGTGCTTAAACAATACAACTATCTTTGCACAAAATACTACAAACAAGCTGAAAAAAAACATGGAACCGAAATTAAAAAATTCGATAAAATGACAAAAATTACTGTAAGTGCTGATTGCGGAAATGCACCAAAAAGGGAATTTCTTAAAGAAATAAATATCGCCTTTGCGAAAGGAAATTTAGATTTTATGACAGAGAGCGTAACGGACCAAATTGTTTGGAATATCATTGGCGATAAAAAAATTGAGGGAAAAGAAAAGTTTACGGAAGAATTAAAAAAAATGACAACAGAAAAAGCCTCAGAATTAATACTCGACCGAATTTTAACTCACGGAAGAGAAGGTGCTGTAAGTGGAATTATGAAAATGCAGAGTGGAAAAAAATATGCCTTTTCGGACTTTTACGAATTTAGTGGGGCAAAAGATGAGAAAGTAAAATCTATAACATCATACGTAATAGAAATTTAAATAAAGAGGAGTAGCCAATTAAAGAAATATTAAAAGTAAATGAAAATATTAGGATTAATAGGTGGAATTAGTTGGGTCTCGACAGTGGACTATTATACGCAAATAAATAAAGGAATAAACGAGCGATTGGGTGGATTAAATTACGCTGAATGTATGATTTATTCATTGAATTATCAGAAAATCAAGGACAATAACGACACAAATGATTGGGATTCTACTCTGGAAATGGTAGTTTCTGCTTCCAAAAAATTAGAAAAGAGCGGCGCAAAAGGAATCGTTCTTTGCGCAAATACAATGCATTTTATCGCTGACAGAATTGAAAAAGAAATAGATATTCCTATTATCCATATTGCAACCGCCACTGCTCTTGAAATTAAGAAACTTGGATTGAAAAAAGTGGGTCTTTTGGGAACAAAATTCACAATGGAATATGATTTTTTTAAATCTAAACTCAAGGAACAAGGAATAGAAGCTTTGATTCCAACGAAAGCCTCCGACAAAGAATTTGTCCACAATACAATTTTTGATGAATTGGGAAAGGGAATTATTAGAGCAGAAACGAAAGAAAGGTATTTATCGATTATAGAAGAATTAGTAAATAACGGCGCTGAAGGATTTATAGCAGGATGTACCGAAATTCCTTTGCTAATTAAAGAATCTGATATTGATTTGCCATATTTTGATACTGCCCTAATTCACGGAAAAGCTGCTGTTGAATTTGCTTTGTCTGAATAAGGTAACTTCCTATAACAAGCTGGTAAACGTTGCACAAGACTTCTAAAACCGCTTGAACGGTTTCGCATCTAATTACCTAGTGTTGCAACGCCGGTTAACAATGGCTTTGGACACTGAAGGATTTACCGTAATATTCGCCATGCGGAAAAGTAAGAAAAAGAAAAGCCAATCGCTATTCAGGAAGACCTTGGGCGACCAAATGCAATATGTGTTGCACTAATCCCAATTAAAAAAGATGACACTGGGTGGGCACTTGCGCAAACCCTTGAATTCAACAAACAAATTATTCTTAAATGTCGTTGCCATTTATCCCGTTATCCGGATATTTTTGTTGGATATCAGTATATTTGTTACAGATAACACATTATATACCATATAAAACAGAAAGGGTAAAGTGAAATTAAAACGAAGAAGAAAATTAGTAACGTACTTAAATATTTTAGACCAACCTGTCCGATTCAACCCTTTTGTTTTCAGTCGGACTTTTTTATTGTGGGCTTTTCTCGGATTAGTAGGTGGAATAATAGCGGGACTTTATTGGATTGGACTTGAATTTCTAACGCACCAATTGGCTTTTTTTAGTGGTTGGCAAGTAATTCCCGTAATGGCAACCTGCGGCCTTTTAGCAGGTTTGATCATTCACTTTATTGGAGACCCGGGAGAAATACATTTGATAGTAAACAATATCCGTTTTAATAAGGGAAAGCTAGATCCCAAAAACAATCCTTCCATGGTACTATCCTCGTTGTTGTGCGTAGCATCAGGTGGAAGTCTCGGACCAGAAGCGCCATTAGTCCAAGTAACAGGCTCGACAGGTACTTGGATAGGAAAGTTGTTCCGACTTAAAGGGGAGGAATTAAGGTCATTGAGTATTGCAGGAATGGCATCAGGCTTTACAGCCTTATTTGGAGCGCCACTGGGCGGTAGCTTGTTTTCATTGGAGATACTTCATCATAAACACGCCGTGGAGTATTACAAAGCCATTATTCCTGCATTTGTGGCAAGTTGTTTTAGCTATTTGGTATTTGCCTTGATCATTCATTTAGGTCTTGGACCAATATGGGATTTATCTGCGTATGAATATTCAGGAATTTTTGATTTTGGTTATGCCGTGCTGTTCGCAATAATTGGAGCTGCTTTTGGATGGGCTTTTATTTTTTGCACCAAATTTTTCAAATCAATTTTCGAGAAAAGACCGATACCTATTTATGTCAAAACACTCATTGGGGGAGTTCTACTAGGTGTCATAGCATTTTATTTCCCATTAACCCGATACTTCGGACATCACGAGATTAATGAACTATTATCAGGGAATTTTTCTTTGACTTTGTTGTTTGCAATTTTGATTTTTAAAATCATAGCCATTTCAATAACCGTGACATCCGGTTGGAGAGGAGGGTTCATTATCCCCTTGTTTTTCGTAGGAGCAACATTAGGACTGATAATTTATCAATTGTTCCCAACAATAAATCTGACGTTAGCAATCGTTAGCTGTATGGCAGCAATTAATGCTTGTGTTACTCGAACGCCAATGAGTACGACCATTTTATTGGCAACTTTAACGGGCTTCGGACATTTCATTCCAATCCTTTTTGCGAGTTTAACAGGTTATTTTTTAGCTCCAAGAATACCTTTTATAGGTTCGCAACTGGAGAAAGAATGAAAAAATATGACATAC
This genomic window from Mariniflexile sp. TRM1-10 contains:
- a CDS encoding chloride channel protein, giving the protein MKLKRRRKLVTYLNILDQPVRFNPFVFSRTFLLWAFLGLVGGIIAGLYWIGLEFLTHQLAFFSGWQVIPVMATCGLLAGLIIHFIGDPGEIHLIVNNIRFNKGKLDPKNNPSMVLSSLLCVASGGSLGPEAPLVQVTGSTGTWIGKLFRLKGEELRSLSIAGMASGFTALFGAPLGGSLFSLEILHHKHAVEYYKAIIPAFVASCFSYLVFALIIHLGLGPIWDLSAYEYSGIFDFGYAVLFAIIGAAFGWAFIFCTKFFKSIFEKRPIPIYVKTLIGGVLLGVIAFYFPLTRYFGHHEINELLSGNFSLTLLFAILIFKIIAISITVTSGWRGGFIIPLFFVGATLGLIIYQLFPTINLTLAIVSCMAAINACVTRTPMSTTILLATLTGFGHFIPILFASLTGYFLAPRIPFIGSQLEKE
- a CDS encoding aspartate/glutamate racemase family protein, with amino-acid sequence MKILGLIGGISWVSTVDYYTQINKGINERLGGLNYAECMIYSLNYQKIKDNNDTNDWDSTLEMVVSASKKLEKSGAKGIVLCANTMHFIADRIEKEIDIPIIHIATATALEIKKLGLKKVGLLGTKFTMEYDFFKSKLKEQGIEALIPTKASDKEFVHNTIFDELGKGIIRAETKERYLSIIEELVNNGAEGFIAGCTEIPLLIKESDIDLPYFDTALIHGKAAVEFALSE
- a CDS encoding nuclear transport factor 2 family protein; this translates as MLKQYNYLCTKYYKQAEKKHGTEIKKFDKMTKITVSADCGNAPKREFLKEINIAFAKGNLDFMTESVTDQIVWNIIGDKKIEGKEKFTEELKKMTTEKASELILDRILTHGREGAVSGIMKMQSGKKYAFSDFYEFSGAKDEKVKSITSYVIEI